The following are from one region of the Aquirufa lenticrescens genome:
- a CDS encoding tyrosine-type recombinase/integrase, which translates to MDRIVLTLPNLQVSPKEWDNGGMKLTRGKQENSYIQSDLNEFQNKVDRFYREFRRVNESNPTKEDIVTYLKSDTKLEDYFKPKNTILMIPLILKTIKERETGVELNNGKRFERGTIDNYESLIREFERFQKYRKKGITNVEIVTREFILSFENYLTNVMNLKLNTVGDRLKNLKTFLSLYSKRGFLPHNPFIKYSIKIPKEPSTSIALDNDELKDMYELNLSDNPHRELIRDQFLVLCWTGLRISDFSQFNSFERGDDEIITLHNKKTGSEIHIPIFPMAKRILDKYNGRFPKMVNEQTMNEEIKEIGKLVPGLNRSIQIKYTKGGIEIKETLKRYQLLVLHCARRTLATKLVMELGIDLKTVCLITGHKSIVTLEIYLKHNNKNALTGVIEKVRELEQRLISV; encoded by the coding sequence ATGGATCGTATCGTCTTAACCTTACCAAATCTACAGGTCAGCCCTAAAGAATGGGATAATGGAGGTATGAAGTTGACGAGAGGTAAACAAGAGAACTCATACATTCAGAGTGACCTCAATGAGTTCCAAAACAAGGTTGACAGATTCTATCGTGAATTCAGACGTGTAAATGAATCTAATCCAACCAAGGAGGATATCGTTACCTATTTGAAGTCTGATACAAAGTTGGAGGATTACTTCAAACCCAAGAACACCATTTTGATGATACCATTGATTTTGAAGACAATTAAGGAACGTGAGACTGGAGTAGAATTAAACAATGGGAAACGTTTCGAACGTGGAACTATTGATAACTATGAGTCGTTGATTCGTGAATTCGAGCGTTTCCAAAAGTATCGCAAGAAGGGTATTACAAATGTTGAAATCGTGACACGCGAATTCATTTTAAGTTTTGAGAATTACCTTACAAATGTGATGAATTTGAAATTGAACACAGTTGGTGACCGTTTGAAGAATTTGAAGACATTCCTCTCATTATATTCCAAACGTGGATTTTTGCCACACAATCCATTTATTAAGTACAGTATCAAGATACCCAAAGAACCATCTACAAGTATTGCTTTGGACAATGATGAGTTGAAAGATATGTATGAGTTAAATCTTTCTGATAACCCTCACCGTGAACTTATTCGTGACCAGTTTTTAGTTCTCTGTTGGACAGGTCTTCGTATCTCAGACTTCTCACAGTTTAATTCATTTGAAAGAGGGGATGATGAAATTATTACCCTACATAATAAGAAGACTGGGTCAGAAATTCATATTCCTATCTTTCCAATGGCTAAGCGTATTTTGGACAAGTACAATGGTCGTTTCCCTAAGATGGTCAACGAGCAGACTATGAACGAGGAAATTAAGGAGATTGGAAAGTTGGTCCCTGGTCTTAATCGTTCAATTCAGATTAAGTATACAAAGGGTGGGATCGAGATTAAAGAGACTTTAAAACGTTACCAATTGTTAGTTCTTCATTGTGCTAGACGCACTTTGGCTACTAAATTGGTTATGGAATTAGGAATCGATTTGAAGACTGTGTGTTTGATTACAGGGCATAAGTCAATTGTTACTTTAGAGATATACCTGAAACACAATAATAAGAATGCGTTGACTGGGGTGATTGAAAAAGTGAGAGAGCTTGAGCAAAGATTGATTTCTGTTTAG
- a CDS encoding TerC family protein — protein sequence MESLLSVDSIVSLLTLTFLEIVLGIDNIIFISITASRLPKEEQGKARNIGLLLAMVFRIILLFGISVLISLQQPFTHIDYPWLKAAPSGQAIILFVGGLFLLYKATNEIFQKLEGEEHEVSTTKKAVNSVAKVVTQIALINLVFSIDSILTAIGLTDYMPVMIIAVVVSALIMMGFSGPVGRFVNNHPSLQVLGLSFLIMIGFMLIAEASHDSELTILGNSIGQIPKGYLYFSIAFSLFVEFINIQMRKRSTKKVEINDMKNQAEREGII from the coding sequence ATGGAATCATTGCTTTCGGTAGATAGTATTGTCAGTTTATTGACATTGACGTTTTTGGAGATCGTATTAGGGATCGATAATATCATCTTTATTTCGATTACGGCCTCCCGCTTACCTAAAGAGGAGCAGGGCAAGGCGCGCAATATCGGTCTTTTGCTGGCGATGGTTTTCCGCATTATCCTGTTGTTCGGGATCTCGGTCTTGATTTCGCTGCAGCAACCCTTCACGCACATCGACTATCCGTGGCTGAAGGCCGCACCGTCTGGCCAGGCGATCATCCTCTTTGTGGGTGGCTTGTTCCTACTCTATAAAGCGACGAATGAAATCTTCCAAAAGCTAGAAGGCGAGGAGCACGAAGTCTCCACCACAAAGAAAGCCGTTAATTCAGTGGCCAAAGTCGTAACCCAAATCGCCCTCATCAACCTCGTCTTCTCCATAGACTCCATCTTAACGGCCATAGGACTAACCGATTACATGCCGGTGATGATCATCGCCGTCGTCGTATCTGCCTTAATCATGATGGGATTCTCAGGCCCTGTAGGCCGCTTTGTGAACAATCACCCGTCCTTACAGGTTTTGGGGCTATCCTTCTTAATCATGATCGGTTTCATGCTGATCGCAGAAGCGAGCCACGATTCTGAACTAACCATCCTAGGCAACTCCATAGGCCAGATCCCTAAGGGCTACCTCTACTTCTCTATCGCATTCTCCCTATTCGTAGAATTCATCAACATCCAGATGCGCAAGCGCAGCACGAAGAAGGTGGAAATAAACGATATGAAGAACCAGGCGGAACGCGAGGGTATCATATAA
- a CDS encoding HepT-like ribonuclease domain-containing protein has translation MDIEIKAWLYDILSSIMEIDSFFTDIPKEYSSYRNDIRTRRAVERNIEIIGEALSRIMAKDPTIEITNARKIVDTRNRIIHGYDSVSDEIVWGIVINHLPILQKEVQDLSGE, from the coding sequence ATGGATATTGAGATAAAGGCGTGGCTATACGATATATTAAGTTCTATCATGGAAATTGATAGTTTTTTTACTGATATCCCCAAAGAATATTCCAGTTACAGAAATGATATTCGCACTAGAAGAGCGGTTGAAAGAAATATTGAGATCATAGGAGAAGCTTTAAGTAGAATTATGGCCAAAGATCCTACTATTGAAATCACCAATGCTCGCAAAATAGTAGACACGAGAAATAGAATCATTCATGGCTACGATTCTGTCTCTGACGAAATTGTCTGGGGGATTGTTATCAACCACCTTCCCATTCTTCAAAAAGAGGTTCAAGACTTATCAGGTGAATAA
- a CDS encoding nucleotidyltransferase family protein, giving the protein MNTLTAYKNEINALCANHKVKSLYAFGSVLTPQFNSHSDIDLLVDFDNVDVNEYADNYFDFKFSLQEIFNRPIDLLEAQAIKNPYFKQVVNQTKQLVYGY; this is encoded by the coding sequence ATGAACACGCTTACAGCATACAAAAATGAAATCAATGCCCTTTGTGCGAATCACAAGGTAAAGAGCTTGTATGCTTTTGGCTCTGTTCTAACGCCTCAATTCAACTCTCATAGTGACATTGATCTACTCGTCGATTTTGATAATGTAGATGTCAATGAATACGCTGACAATTATTTTGATTTCAAGTTCTCCTTACAAGAAATATTCAATCGTCCCATTGATTTACTAGAAGCGCAAGCCATCAAGAATCCTTATTTTAAACAAGTTGTTAATCAAACTAAGCAACTTGTTTATGGATATTGA
- a CDS encoding thioredoxin family protein, protein MKYLLIALLAISLTTTAQDEPAGVRFFEGTFRQAMAKAKKENKGIMFDAYTTWCGPCKVLKSKVFPNPELGAYINEHFVSIGVDMEAGEGPALANMYPLEGYPTVFFLDASGKVKKKVLGLPQGGAKELLAIAKSIK, encoded by the coding sequence ATGAAATACCTACTAATTGCCCTATTAGCCATCTCGTTAACCACAACTGCGCAAGACGAGCCAGCTGGTGTACGTTTCTTCGAAGGAACTTTCAGACAGGCGATGGCCAAAGCCAAGAAAGAGAACAAAGGCATCATGTTCGATGCGTATACGACTTGGTGTGGTCCTTGTAAGGTATTAAAGTCAAAGGTATTCCCTAACCCAGAATTAGGCGCTTACATTAACGAACACTTCGTATCTATCGGGGTGGACATGGAAGCGGGAGAAGGCCCAGCCTTAGCGAATATGTATCCATTAGAGGGTTATCCTACGGTCTTCTTTTTAGATGCCTCAGGCAAGGTGAAGAAGAAAGTCTTAGGCCTGCCGCAGGGTGGCGCAAAAGAGCTGCTAGCAATTGCGAAAAGTATTAAATAG
- the dnaN gene encoding DNA polymerase III subunit beta gives MKFLVASNVLLKQLSAINGVVASNPIIPILENILVELEGNTLILTASDLQTVMTTRLEVEGFENGSIALPARLLLETLRSLPEQPVTISADQATFGAEISTQNGRFKLSGENPIDFPRIPEVAKNQTISLTSMVLGEAIANTLLAVSNDDMRPAMTGVLIQMMGDHTNFVATDGHRLVRYRRNDIRPDAQSSLILPKKALALLKSTLPADDTNVTVEFSASNAFFSFQSFSLICRIIDERFPEYENAIPKENNEILTINRLEFLSSVKRISIYSNKTTHQIRLKLSANKLTLSAEDLDYSNEANEVLACDYAGKDMEIGFNAKLVSELLSNLSAKFVDIKLSEPNKAGLIIPSDQDENEDILLLVMPVMLNSYN, from the coding sequence ATGAAGTTTCTTGTAGCCTCTAATGTCCTTTTAAAGCAATTATCAGCCATCAATGGTGTGGTTGCTAGCAATCCTATCATTCCTATCTTAGAGAACATCTTAGTGGAATTAGAGGGTAATACCTTGATCTTAACGGCATCAGACTTACAAACGGTGATGACGACGCGTTTAGAAGTGGAAGGATTCGAAAACGGATCGATCGCTTTACCAGCGCGATTATTGTTAGAGACTTTACGTAGCTTACCAGAGCAACCGGTGACGATTTCGGCGGATCAAGCGACTTTTGGCGCAGAGATCTCGACTCAAAACGGTCGTTTCAAATTATCAGGTGAAAACCCAATCGACTTCCCACGTATCCCAGAAGTAGCGAAGAATCAAACGATTTCTTTGACCTCTATGGTTTTAGGAGAAGCGATCGCAAATACTTTATTAGCGGTTTCAAACGACGATATGCGTCCAGCGATGACCGGTGTTTTAATCCAAATGATGGGCGATCACACGAACTTCGTAGCCACTGATGGTCACCGTCTTGTGCGTTACCGTCGTAATGACATTCGCCCGGATGCACAGAGTAGTTTGATTTTGCCAAAGAAGGCTTTGGCCCTATTGAAATCCACTCTTCCTGCAGACGACACGAACGTAACGGTTGAATTCAGCGCATCAAACGCTTTCTTCAGCTTCCAAAGCTTCTCGCTTATCTGCCGCATCATCGACGAGCGCTTCCCAGAATACGAGAACGCGATCCCGAAAGAAAACAACGAGATCTTAACGATCAACCGTTTAGAGTTCTTGAGCTCCGTAAAACGTATCTCGATCTACTCAAACAAAACAACCCACCAAATCCGCTTAAAGCTATCCGCTAACAAGCTAACGCTTTCAGCAGAGGACTTGGATTACTCAAACGAAGCGAACGAGGTACTTGCTTGCGACTACGCAGGAAAAGACATGGAGATCGGTTTCAACGCGAAATTAGTTTCTGAATTATTGAGCAACTTATCTGCGAAATTCGTAGACATCAAATTAAGTGAGCCTAACAAGGCTGGTTTGATTATTCCATCGGATCAAGATGAGAATGAGGATATTTTGTTGTTAGTGATGCCGGTGATGTTGAACTCATACAATTAA
- the gldG gene encoding gliding motility-associated ABC transporter substrate-binding protein GldG has translation MKTHLKRFSAYYLIGIGVLLMALSPFVRGRFDLSEDGKYTLSESSEIVLNSIDAPIRIQLYLGGDDLPGGFKRLQKETLDLLADMQSSASAKMEVEVIDVYDEYPTEEARASLTRQLDSLGIPPTNLVHKDNGKQVQQLVFPGLVISKGALKTGVLLLKGNKLAGPEEIINQSIEGLEFEIVQAIQTLLPQERKKIGFFVEYSSTPAIAQIDLVNSLKRKYDLFPVDLAASPTLDGLDAICVLNPTREFSESDAYKIDQFIVKGGKALFLVDGVKIDTLENQGLAISPRKTGLENILFHYGLRINANLVKDAQLSGMIPLKVGNMGNKPNIQLMPWPSFPLLNGNPKNLITKNLDAVYGRFVSTIDTISGVALRKTPLLRTSQYTQVAKAPSLLSFSSAGKDFDPAAYNAGVQTAAYLVEGKFESAYTNLTQDTNFVASSDIESAILVVGDGDVALNGVDYQSQQALPLGFDPFMKNTFANKDFLLNAFTYLIEENSPLLARSKSIQLRPLDKAKIQADGTFYQVINIAVPLLFATLLSLGVVFYRKRKYNR, from the coding sequence ATGAAGACGCACCTAAAACGTTTTAGCGCTTATTACCTCATCGGCATTGGAGTCCTTCTGATGGCATTGAGCCCTTTTGTGCGCGGACGTTTTGACCTGAGCGAGGACGGCAAGTACACGCTGAGTGAGTCGAGTGAGATCGTTTTGAATAGCATCGATGCGCCCATCCGCATTCAGCTGTATTTAGGTGGGGATGATTTGCCGGGAGGTTTTAAACGTCTCCAAAAAGAAACGTTGGACCTGCTCGCCGATATGCAGTCTAGCGCCAGCGCGAAGATGGAAGTGGAAGTGATCGATGTCTACGATGAATACCCTACGGAAGAGGCGCGGGCTTCTTTGACACGTCAGCTGGATTCCTTAGGCATCCCTCCTACTAATTTAGTCCATAAGGACAATGGCAAGCAGGTGCAACAACTCGTGTTTCCAGGACTTGTTATCTCGAAAGGGGCGTTAAAAACGGGGGTGCTTTTATTAAAAGGAAATAAATTAGCGGGGCCTGAGGAGATCATCAATCAGTCGATTGAGGGATTAGAATTTGAGATCGTTCAGGCGATCCAAACTTTGTTACCCCAAGAGCGCAAGAAGATCGGCTTCTTCGTTGAATATTCATCTACCCCGGCGATTGCACAGATTGATCTGGTGAATAGCTTAAAACGCAAATATGACCTATTTCCAGTGGACTTAGCGGCCTCTCCTACCTTGGACGGCTTGGATGCGATCTGCGTCTTGAATCCGACCCGTGAATTCAGCGAATCAGACGCCTATAAAATCGATCAGTTTATCGTCAAAGGCGGTAAGGCCTTGTTCCTGGTGGATGGCGTGAAAATCGATACGCTGGAAAATCAAGGTTTAGCCATTAGCCCGCGCAAAACCGGTTTAGAAAACATCCTATTCCATTATGGTCTTCGCATCAACGCGAACCTGGTGAAGGACGCGCAGCTTTCTGGGATGATTCCTCTGAAGGTGGGAAATATGGGCAATAAGCCAAACATCCAGCTGATGCCTTGGCCATCTTTCCCGTTGTTGAATGGAAATCCCAAGAACTTGATCACGAAAAATCTGGATGCGGTCTATGGTCGTTTCGTTTCCACGATCGATACGATTTCAGGCGTTGCATTGCGCAAGACGCCTTTATTGCGCACCAGTCAGTATACGCAGGTGGCGAAAGCCCCTTCCCTGCTGTCGTTTAGTTCTGCGGGCAAGGATTTTGACCCAGCGGCTTATAATGCAGGGGTTCAGACGGCGGCGTATCTAGTGGAGGGCAAATTCGAGTCTGCTTATACCAACTTAACGCAAGACACGAACTTCGTGGCTTCCAGCGATATAGAATCCGCGATTCTAGTCGTGGGCGATGGCGATGTGGCCTTGAATGGGGTGGATTATCAGTCGCAGCAGGCGCTGCCGCTGGGTTTTGACCCGTTTATGAAGAATACCTTCGCGAACAAGGACTTTCTGTTGAACGCGTTTACGTATTTAATCGAGGAGAATTCGCCGCTGTTAGCGCGGTCTAAATCGATCCAGCTTCGACCTTTAGATAAGGCCAAAATCCAAGCAGACGGCACCTTCTACCAAGTGATTAACATTGCGGTGCCGCTTCTTTTTGCCACACTATTAAGTTTAGGTGTGGTCTTTTACCGAAAGCGCAAATACAATCGCTAA
- a CDS encoding peptidylprolyl isomerase, whose amino-acid sequence MALITKIREKSGVAAAAIAISLVLFLVGSDIFQGKSSLFGSNSQEVGVIAGESIMIQDFQKKVEEATQNYTAQTGKGPSEQEASMIRDQVWNQLILDIAYKKEFDALGIKVSDEELIDMVQGNNIHPSVRQQFTNPQTGQFDKTFVVQFLKNLKTLPVEQQQAWDRFEKSISQDRIRAKYENLMRMSNYVTQADAAKEYQAQTAKFNSKFLFVPFFSIPDSSIKVQDSQLEEYLAKHKDEFKGTNTRSIQYVTFPVIPTKQDTVEFYNQIKKLAKDLAVAQNDSAFAMLNSDVRTPYLVSYSEIPEGVKEQLGTFQVGGIYGPFKNGLSYSIYKYGGVKKDTLFTMRASHILIAPANKSDSAKAQARTRAEGILAQIKGGASFETLAQMNGMDGTAQQGGDLGYFKNNGGMAKSFEKALFGFNGAGLMPGIVETEFGFHVVKVTDAKTNTSYKLAAINKTIAPSQATMDKVFTTADAFANANGNLASFEVALKKERNLIMMRAERLTENASAVNNLSNAREIVRWAFDDNTAVGDGSKKVFEQDSQYIVAYVTGKSEKENVKVEDFRLELTALVRNQLKGEMIAKKLENKKGSLEQIAQAYGAGALVETVQDITLASGMLNTAGPDAIALGRIAGLKNGKRSKVFVGDNGVFIAEKLGGAPAPALADYSSYKNQIQMMNTQRSSFYINEAIKENANIVDKRYKFY is encoded by the coding sequence ATGGCATTAATTACAAAAATTAGAGAGAAGTCTGGAGTAGCGGCGGCGGCGATTGCTATCAGTTTAGTGTTGTTCCTAGTAGGAAGTGATATTTTCCAAGGTAAATCCTCTTTGTTCGGGTCTAACTCGCAAGAAGTAGGTGTAATCGCTGGAGAGAGCATCATGATCCAAGATTTCCAAAAGAAAGTAGAAGAAGCTACTCAGAATTACACAGCCCAAACGGGTAAAGGTCCATCTGAGCAAGAGGCGAGCATGATTCGCGATCAAGTTTGGAACCAATTAATCTTAGACATCGCTTACAAGAAGGAATTCGATGCGTTAGGAATTAAGGTTTCTGATGAAGAATTAATCGACATGGTGCAAGGAAATAACATCCACCCATCTGTTCGTCAGCAATTCACTAACCCTCAAACGGGTCAATTCGACAAGACTTTCGTGGTTCAGTTCTTAAAGAACTTGAAAACATTGCCAGTAGAGCAACAACAAGCGTGGGATCGTTTTGAGAAATCTATCTCTCAAGATCGTATCCGTGCAAAATACGAGAACTTGATGCGTATGTCTAACTACGTGACTCAAGCTGATGCAGCGAAAGAATACCAAGCGCAAACAGCGAAGTTCAATTCGAAATTCTTATTCGTTCCTTTCTTCTCTATCCCAGATTCAAGCATTAAGGTGCAAGATTCTCAATTAGAGGAGTATTTAGCGAAGCACAAAGATGAGTTCAAAGGAACGAACACGCGTTCTATCCAATACGTGACGTTCCCAGTGATTCCTACGAAACAAGATACCGTAGAGTTTTACAACCAAATCAAGAAGTTAGCGAAGGATTTAGCGGTAGCGCAAAACGATTCAGCGTTCGCGATGTTAAACTCGGATGTGCGTACTCCGTATTTAGTTTCTTATTCAGAAATTCCGGAAGGTGTGAAAGAGCAATTAGGTACCTTCCAAGTAGGTGGTATCTATGGTCCTTTCAAAAACGGCTTATCGTATTCGATCTACAAATACGGTGGTGTGAAGAAAGATACCTTATTCACGATGCGTGCTAGCCACATCTTGATCGCACCAGCGAACAAGTCGGATTCAGCGAAGGCGCAAGCGAGAACACGTGCGGAAGGAATTTTGGCACAAATCAAAGGAGGCGCGAGCTTCGAGACTTTGGCCCAAATGAACGGCATGGACGGCACTGCACAACAAGGTGGTGACTTAGGATACTTCAAAAACAACGGCGGAATGGCGAAGTCATTCGAGAAAGCGTTATTCGGTTTCAATGGTGCTGGTTTAATGCCAGGTATTGTAGAAACAGAATTCGGTTTCCACGTGGTGAAAGTAACGGATGCAAAAACAAACACGAGCTACAAGTTAGCAGCGATCAACAAAACGATTGCCCCTTCTCAAGCGACGATGGACAAAGTGTTCACGACGGCTGATGCGTTTGCGAATGCAAATGGCAACTTAGCTTCGTTCGAAGTGGCATTGAAAAAAGAACGCAACTTGATTATGATGCGTGCTGAGCGTTTGACAGAAAATGCTTCTGCGGTGAATAACTTGTCGAATGCACGCGAAATCGTACGTTGGGCATTTGATGATAACACAGCGGTAGGCGATGGTTCTAAGAAAGTATTTGAGCAAGATTCTCAATACATCGTGGCTTATGTGACAGGCAAGTCTGAAAAAGAGAATGTGAAAGTAGAAGACTTCCGTTTAGAATTAACGGCTTTAGTTCGCAATCAATTGAAAGGCGAAATGATCGCTAAGAAATTAGAGAACAAGAAAGGTTCATTAGAGCAAATCGCACAAGCGTATGGCGCGGGTGCTTTAGTAGAAACGGTTCAAGATATTACGTTAGCTAGCGGTATGTTAAACACGGCGGGTCCTGATGCGATTGCTTTAGGTCGTATCGCTGGTTTGAAAAACGGTAAGCGTTCGAAGGTATTCGTAGGAGATAATGGGGTGTTTATCGCTGAGAAATTAGGCGGTGCTCCTGCTCCAGCTTTAGCGGATTACTCTTCTTACAAGAACCAAATCCAAATGATGAACACACAACGTTCTTCATTCTACATTAACGAAGCCATTAAAGAAAATGCGAACATCGTAGACAAGCGCTACAAGTTCTACTAG
- a CDS encoding aspartate aminotransferase family protein: MMNLFNVYPLYDIELVKAKGSTVWDKNGQEYLDLYGGHAVISIGHSHPTYVKRMTEQLNNIGFYSNSIIISGQQELAEKLGRVSGYENYTLFLTNSGAESNENALKLASFHTGRKKVVAFSKAFHGRTAGAVAVTDNPSIVAPVNDTSHVSFLPFNGIEGLEAGITEETAAVIVEGIQGVGGIQVASDAFLQALRKRCDETGAQLILDSVQCGYGRSGQFFSHQFAGIHPDMMTTAKGMGNGFPIGGVLIAPHIQASYGLLGTTFGGNHLACTAANVVLDVIQEEKLIENASKVGDYIQKELKGINGITEVRGRGLMIGIEVEQPVGTVRDALLFKEHIFCGYSGKHTLRLLPSLAIDQKIADQFLQSLKTVLAN; the protein is encoded by the coding sequence ATTATGAACTTATTCAACGTATACCCCCTCTACGACATCGAGCTTGTAAAAGCCAAAGGAAGTACGGTGTGGGACAAAAACGGCCAGGAATACCTGGATTTATATGGTGGTCACGCGGTGATTTCCATTGGACACTCGCATCCAACTTACGTGAAGCGAATGACGGAGCAGCTAAACAACATTGGCTTTTACTCGAATTCGATCATCATTTCAGGACAGCAAGAGCTGGCGGAGAAGCTGGGTCGCGTGTCTGGATACGAAAATTATACTTTGTTTTTAACGAATTCAGGGGCGGAATCGAATGAGAACGCCTTGAAATTAGCGTCGTTTCATACGGGTCGTAAGAAGGTGGTGGCGTTTTCGAAGGCTTTCCACGGGAGAACGGCTGGGGCTGTGGCGGTGACGGATAATCCGAGCATTGTGGCGCCTGTAAATGATACGTCGCATGTGAGCTTCTTGCCCTTTAATGGCATTGAGGGATTGGAAGCGGGGATTACGGAAGAAACGGCGGCGGTGATTGTGGAAGGAATTCAAGGTGTGGGAGGTATTCAGGTGGCGAGCGATGCGTTCTTGCAGGCGTTGAGAAAGCGTTGTGATGAGACGGGAGCGCAATTGATTTTGGACTCGGTGCAGTGTGGCTATGGCCGTTCTGGGCAGTTTTTCTCGCACCAGTTTGCGGGGATTCATCCGGATATGATGACGACTGCCAAAGGTATGGGCAACGGCTTCCCTATCGGTGGGGTGTTAATCGCGCCGCATATTCAGGCGAGTTATGGATTGTTGGGGACGACTTTTGGAGGGAATCACCTGGCTTGTACGGCGGCGAATGTGGTGCTGGATGTGATTCAAGAAGAAAAGTTGATCGAGAATGCTTCGAAAGTGGGTGACTATATTCAAAAAGAGCTAAAAGGCATTAATGGAATTACCGAGGTGAGAGGTCGCGGATTGATGATTGGGATTGAGGTGGAGCAGCCTGTGGGGACCGTGAGAGATGCTTTATTATTTAAAGAACACATCTTCTGCGGTTATTCTGGGAAACATACCTTGCGTCTTTTGCCGAGCTTAGCGATCGATCAAAAAATTGCGGATCAATTTTTACAAAGTTTAAAAACGGTTTTAGCAAATTAA
- the argC gene encoding N-acetyl-gamma-glutamyl-phosphate reductase, with amino-acid sequence MAKIGIVGAAGYTGGELLRILVNHPDVHLTCILSNSQAGKLISDVHTDLLGSTHLRFSKDLTPVDVLFLCSGHGESKKFLAANDIPWHTKIIDLSTDFRDESEGFVYGLAEFQKEKIKSATKIANPGCFATSIELALLPLAAAGLITEDVHVSAITGSTGAGQSLSPTSHFSWRNNNVSVYKTFTHQHLAEIKQTLGTKKAIHFIPYRGNFSRGIMANMYTPYSGTQEQAEKLYEEFYANSPFVFLSPQAVDVKQVVNTNKCFLHLQVHEGQILISSVIDNLIKGASGQAVQNMNLMLGWQEDAGLKLKAVGF; translated from the coding sequence ATGGCAAAGATCGGAATCGTAGGGGCCGCAGGCTACACTGGAGGCGAATTACTAAGAATCTTAGTGAATCACCCAGATGTGCATTTGACCTGTATTTTATCGAATTCACAAGCGGGAAAATTGATCTCGGATGTGCACACGGATTTATTGGGCTCTACGCATTTACGCTTTTCCAAAGACCTTACACCTGTAGACGTCCTCTTTTTATGTTCCGGGCACGGCGAATCGAAGAAATTCCTAGCCGCGAACGACATTCCTTGGCACACGAAAATCATCGATTTAAGCACCGACTTCCGCGATGAATCCGAAGGCTTCGTCTATGGTTTAGCCGAATTCCAAAAAGAAAAGATCAAGTCCGCGACCAAAATCGCAAACCCTGGTTGCTTCGCCACTTCCATCGAATTAGCCCTTTTGCCTCTAGCGGCCGCTGGATTAATTACCGAAGACGTGCACGTTTCAGCCATCACCGGTTCGACAGGCGCGGGTCAATCGCTTTCACCTACTAGCCATTTCTCCTGGAGAAATAACAATGTGAGTGTGTACAAGACGTTTACGCACCAGCATTTGGCAGAAATTAAACAGACTTTGGGTACAAAGAAGGCCATCCATTTTATCCCTTACCGCGGCAATTTTTCGCGCGGGATCATGGCGAATATGTACACGCCTTATAGCGGGACGCAGGAACAGGCCGAAAAACTATACGAAGAATTCTACGCGAATTCTCCCTTCGTTTTCCTCAGCCCACAAGCGGTCGATGTGAAACAAGTGGTGAATACGAACAAGTGTTTTCTTCATTTACAGGTCCATGAGGGCCAAATCCTCATCAGCTCCGTGATCGACAACTTGATTAAAGGAGCCTCCGGCCAAGCAGTTCAGAATATGAACTTGATGCTGGGGTGGCAGGAAGATGCTGGATTGAAATTAAAAGCTGTGGGCTTTTAA